In Patescibacteria group bacterium, a single genomic region encodes these proteins:
- a CDS encoding right-handed parallel beta-helix repeat-containing protein, translating into MRVSTISPMFFSGLRCFVFVAVTTLFLLPRCVGAETQVPSELNQDTTWTKDGSPYYVSGFVSVRPSVNLSIEPGVSVVFADNAHLQVLQSTLSIVGTEAEPVIFTGSATSSSWALDVIGPLASSTKSLVASHVRFENASQGLYLQSAEAAVSDAEFAGGQDGIYISSSTLAVSNSRLFGMSNSAISIDEHSTLTIASTSITDLSRAGITVNSASHLAIRNVRMERLGRQSAVGIYNSTATIEQSLFTDGRASAVEVYGDAQRGESQVSIHQSTLSDFGDQAVYNGGQSVVSAERNWWGSKAGPQDATYGQVSVVPWLLRPPGEQGDSSVVFIPGIQASRLVKDGNQLWEPNRNADVEKLYLDSAGKALVSGVHTSEIIDSVNSVGAGPNIYKSFIQSLDSFVTKGQMREWSPLPYDWRFSASAAASETAIEELMRVASTSFTGKVSLVAHSNGGMVARHLLNRLAERQLDIVDKVIFIATPQLGTPQAIASVLHGDGLQFAAGLVLKQSVGRRLAQYSPGALGLLPTQGYFDVAGLSPIIRFSSTTDLVSMNFFQAYGDHLDSASRLADFLSATIDKRTPPDMVNVDIPSVIDWSLLASSSLLFSLQYPPAEVSVIGGWGLDTLSAIEYSGRRRCAVPTFSKQIFSLCELRTTLQREPSWTRLGDKTVVLASALGTPELLSPSPDRTYFADLSGYNGQRFRVSRNHADVLEVPQVRTLVASILHTPADSGESVAALPEYIATSSPSSTTLPKQIRISVHSPVTLDLYDEAGNHTGVTDQGATVFGDLSATSSPSISYEESVPGSQYYHFGEAKYLSFSEPAPLATGHVATTSRVVQIRSVGAGLLTIDVEYVDGDTVTDKTSFSDISVTPLTNISADVTLPLQSFSTLAQAFSLQTSAATSTATSTATTTVRQLVPDQAFDPVEYLSSVRQVIREICMSQRLRLELLARLNAYVSLFERGEVPAAQAQIREMVIVSDPDSQHLLNTSEERGSYISAVEAMLSKIAGLSGNR; encoded by the coding sequence ATGAGAGTATCCACGATCTCGCCAATGTTCTTTTCAGGCCTTCGTTGCTTTGTCTTCGTCGCCGTGACGACGCTTTTCTTGTTGCCTAGGTGCGTTGGCGCTGAGACACAAGTGCCTTCAGAGTTGAACCAAGACACCACGTGGACCAAGGATGGGAGTCCGTACTATGTGTCCGGCTTCGTATCCGTGCGGCCGAGCGTCAATCTATCGATCGAGCCTGGCGTGAGTGTGGTATTTGCCGACAACGCTCATCTTCAGGTGTTGCAGAGCACGCTTTCAATTGTTGGCACCGAAGCTGAGCCGGTTATCTTCACTGGCTCAGCCACCTCTTCTTCGTGGGCGCTCGATGTCATTGGTCCGCTGGCTTCATCGACCAAAAGTCTCGTCGCTTCGCACGTCCGTTTCGAAAATGCCTCGCAAGGGCTATATCTGCAGTCTGCCGAGGCGGCGGTCAGCGATGCTGAGTTTGCCGGCGGTCAGGACGGTATTTACATTTCCAGCTCCACATTAGCCGTGTCGAATAGCCGGCTTTTTGGCATGAGCAACTCCGCTATTTCTATCGACGAGCACAGTACGTTGACGATCGCTTCGACCTCGATCACCGATCTCTCACGAGCCGGTATCACAGTGAACTCTGCTTCTCATCTGGCGATACGGAATGTGCGGATGGAGAGGTTGGGCCGCCAGTCGGCTGTCGGTATTTACAACAGCACAGCGACTATTGAACAGTCTTTATTCACCGATGGTCGCGCTTCGGCCGTCGAGGTGTACGGAGATGCTCAGCGCGGTGAATCGCAAGTGTCGATCCATCAATCCACGCTCAGCGATTTTGGTGACCAAGCTGTGTATAACGGTGGTCAATCAGTCGTCTCCGCAGAGCGAAACTGGTGGGGGAGCAAAGCCGGGCCACAAGATGCTACCTACGGCCAAGTCTCCGTAGTCCCGTGGCTTCTACGTCCTCCCGGCGAGCAAGGCGACTCAAGTGTCGTCTTCATTCCCGGCATTCAGGCGAGTCGTCTGGTGAAAGACGGCAATCAACTATGGGAGCCAAATCGCAATGCCGATGTCGAAAAGCTGTATCTCGATAGTGCCGGCAAGGCCCTTGTTTCCGGTGTTCATACGAGCGAGATTATTGATTCCGTGAATTCGGTCGGGGCTGGGCCGAATATCTACAAGAGCTTCATCCAATCCCTAGACTCCTTCGTGACCAAGGGGCAGATGCGCGAATGGTCACCGCTCCCGTACGATTGGCGTTTCTCCGCGTCAGCTGCAGCGAGCGAAACGGCGATTGAAGAATTGATGCGCGTGGCGAGCACTTCTTTTACGGGCAAGGTGAGTCTCGTGGCTCATAGCAATGGCGGTATGGTGGCGAGGCATCTTTTAAATCGCCTTGCGGAGCGACAGTTGGATATCGTCGACAAAGTGATTTTCATCGCCACACCGCAGCTCGGCACACCCCAGGCGATCGCTTCAGTGCTGCATGGGGATGGGCTACAATTCGCCGCTGGCCTTGTTTTGAAGCAGTCGGTGGGCCGCCGGCTCGCACAGTATTCTCCCGGTGCCTTGGGGCTGTTGCCAACACAGGGATACTTTGATGTTGCCGGATTATCGCCAATCATCCGCTTTTCCTCGACAACCGATCTGGTGAGTATGAATTTCTTTCAGGCATATGGCGACCATCTCGATTCCGCTTCTCGTCTTGCAGATTTCCTGTCGGCCACGATCGACAAAAGGACCCCTCCGGATATGGTGAACGTCGATATCCCCTCAGTGATTGATTGGTCTCTCTTGGCGTCTTCGAGCCTCCTGTTTAGCCTACAGTATCCGCCGGCCGAAGTCTCGGTCATTGGCGGGTGGGGACTGGACACATTGTCGGCCATTGAATATTCAGGGCGTCGCCGTTGTGCGGTGCCAACCTTCTCAAAACAAATCTTTTCGCTGTGCGAGCTCCGGACCACGCTCCAGCGCGAGCCATCATGGACGCGGCTTGGCGACAAGACGGTGGTGTTGGCGAGCGCGCTGGGGACGCCTGAGCTACTGTCGCCCTCGCCAGACCGAACATATTTCGCAGATCTGTCCGGATACAATGGTCAGCGGTTCCGTGTGTCTCGAAATCACGCTGATGTGTTAGAGGTACCACAGGTGCGAACACTTGTTGCATCTATTTTGCACACCCCAGCCGATTCTGGTGAGTCCGTTGCGGCACTGCCGGAATATATTGCAACTTCGTCGCCGTCCTCCACTACTTTGCCCAAACAAATCCGCATCAGCGTACATTCCCCAGTCACACTCGACCTGTATGATGAAGCAGGGAATCATACGGGTGTGACCGACCAAGGCGCTACCGTCTTCGGAGATTTGAGTGCCACATCTTCGCCATCCATTTCGTATGAGGAGTCTGTGCCTGGCAGTCAGTATTATCACTTTGGCGAAGCAAAATACCTCTCGTTCTCTGAGCCGGCGCCGCTGGCTACTGGCCACGTCGCCACCACTTCTCGTGTTGTACAGATACGCTCTGTCGGCGCCGGCCTGCTCACGATCGATGTCGAATATGTCGATGGCGACACGGTGACAGACAAAACATCTTTTTCCGATATCTCCGTCACACCATTGACCAATATTTCTGCCGACGTGACCTTGCCGCTCCAAAGTTTCAGCACTCTTGCTCAGGCGTTCTCCCTGCAGACAAGTGCAGCGACTTCGACCGCCACCTCAACAGCGACCACGACTGTCCGCCAGCTCGTGCCCGATCAGGCATTTGATCCAGTCGAGTATCTTTCCTCGGTGCGTCAGGTGATTCGTGAGATCTGCATGAGTCAGCGGCTTCGCCTCGAATTGTTGGCAAGGTTGAATGCGTACGTCAGCCTCTTTGAAAGAGGCGAAGTGCCCGCCGCCCAGGCCCAGATCAGAGAGATGGTTATCGTTTCCGATCCGGATAGCCAGCACCTGCTGAATACTTCGGAAGAGCGAGGGTCATATATCTCCGCGGTCGAAGCAATGTTGTCCAA